A genomic window from Levilactobacillus yonginensis includes:
- a CDS encoding acyl-[acyl-carrier-protein] thioesterase yields MAANEFSETHRVVYYEVDDTAHLTLAMLINLFVLVSEDQNTALNLTTDFIKSQGVGWVVTQYHIQINRLPQTGDVVTVKTRATSYNRYFAYREYWLFDATGQQLAYGEGIWVTMSYETRKIATIPDAVMAPYASEQQTRLPRLPRPDRADATLTGVFKPYAVRYFDIDNNGHVNNAHYFEWMLDALPADFLRQQQPTDVKIRFENEVQYGHQVISEVRRSTPTTTQHTVKLGTTTAVEATVTWKKA; encoded by the coding sequence GTGGCCGCAAATGAGTTTTCAGAAACACACCGTGTCGTTTATTACGAGGTAGATGATACGGCCCACTTGACCCTCGCCATGTTGATCAACTTATTTGTGTTGGTCTCCGAGGACCAGAATACTGCCTTGAACCTGACTACCGATTTTATTAAGAGTCAGGGTGTGGGCTGGGTGGTTACCCAGTACCATATCCAAATCAACCGCCTGCCACAGACTGGGGATGTGGTGACTGTCAAGACCCGTGCCACCTCATACAACCGGTATTTTGCTTACCGAGAGTACTGGCTATTCGATGCCACTGGTCAACAACTGGCCTATGGAGAAGGTATCTGGGTAACGATGAGTTATGAGACCCGGAAGATTGCGACAATCCCTGACGCAGTCATGGCACCATATGCCAGTGAGCAACAGACCCGCTTGCCACGGTTGCCACGACCGGATCGGGCTGACGCAACGTTGACGGGAGTCTTTAAACCTTACGCGGTGCGGTATTTTGATATTGATAATAATGGTCACGTGAACAATGCGCATTACTTTGAGTGGATGCTGGATGCGTTGCCAGCTGATTTTCTTCGGCAACAGCAACCAACGGACGTCAAGATTCGGTTTGAAAATGAAGTCCAGTATGGGCATCAAGTGATCAGTGAGGTTCGTCGTTCGACACCTACAACCACCCAACATACCGTTAAGCTGGGAACGACCACGGCGGTGGAAGCCACGGTTACTTGGAAAAAAGCCTAA
- the rsmI gene encoding 16S rRNA (cytidine(1402)-2'-O)-methyltransferase: MERRRSFQRDEEGHLYLVPTPIGNLDDMTFRAVKTLQNADLIAAEDTRNTQKLLNHFEIETKQISFHEHNTQERIPQLITKLQAGMDIAQVSDAGMPSISDPGHELVNACIEEHIPVVPLPGANAGLTALIASGLAPQPFYFYGFLDRKPKDQRAEIDSLAQRPETLIFYEAPHRLKKTLQNLAAGFGDDRPAVLCRELTKRYEEFLRGSLAELADWATNDTVRGEFVVLVGGNPAPTTTATTAVDLSEPVEVQVDRLIAAGDKPNAAIKEVANLRGVKKQEIYRQYHHLDKE; encoded by the coding sequence ATGGAACGACGACGAAGTTTTCAGCGTGACGAGGAAGGGCACCTATACCTGGTTCCCACGCCAATCGGTAATTTGGATGACATGACGTTTCGGGCGGTTAAGACGTTACAAAATGCGGATCTGATTGCGGCAGAGGACACGCGTAATACGCAGAAGCTCCTCAATCACTTTGAGATTGAGACAAAGCAAATCAGTTTTCACGAACACAACACGCAGGAACGAATTCCTCAGCTTATTACAAAGCTGCAAGCGGGGATGGACATTGCTCAGGTCAGTGATGCGGGGATGCCTTCCATCTCTGATCCGGGCCACGAATTGGTGAATGCCTGCATTGAAGAACACATTCCGGTGGTACCTTTGCCGGGTGCTAACGCTGGTTTAACGGCGCTCATTGCCTCAGGTTTAGCCCCACAACCATTTTACTTCTACGGTTTTTTAGACCGGAAGCCCAAGGATCAACGGGCGGAAATTGACAGTTTAGCTCAACGGCCAGAAACGTTGATTTTTTACGAGGCACCACATCGGTTAAAAAAGACGCTACAGAATTTAGCTGCTGGTTTTGGTGATGATCGGCCGGCCGTTTTGTGTCGGGAGTTAACTAAGCGCTACGAAGAATTTTTACGTGGCTCCTTAGCAGAATTGGCCGATTGGGCCACCAATGATACGGTACGGGGCGAATTTGTTGTCTTAGTTGGCGGTAATCCAGCGCCTACTACGACTGCCACTACGGCCGTCGACCTGAGTGAACCCGTTGAAGTACAGGTTGACCGGCTAATTGCGGCTGGTGATAAGCCTAACGCTGCCATCAAAGAAGTAGCAAACCTTAGAGGGGTTAAGAAGCAAGAAATTTATCGACAATATCACCATTTAGACAAGGAGTGA
- a CDS encoding DNA replication initiation control protein YabA, with amino-acid sequence MDKQEVYDQFKSLEAQLDQMSAQFSDLQAEMTKVFEQNAELEIENQHLRDLVRELQRTLPEDPETPQGLSKSRQILEKLYEEGFHVCREFYGTRRKQDEECAFCLEVIYRDQ; translated from the coding sequence TTGGATAAACAGGAAGTATACGATCAATTTAAGAGTCTTGAAGCGCAGTTGGACCAAATGTCGGCCCAGTTCTCTGACTTACAAGCAGAGATGACTAAGGTTTTTGAGCAGAATGCGGAATTAGAAATTGAAAATCAACATCTGCGGGATCTGGTCAGAGAACTCCAGCGCACCTTGCCGGAAGACCCCGAGACACCCCAGGGATTATCGAAGTCCCGACAGATTCTGGAAAAATTGTATGAGGAAGGGTTTCACGTGTGTCGAGAATTTTACGGGACACGGCGTAAGCAAGACGAGGAATGTGCCTTTTGCTTAGAAGTTATTTATCGTGATCAGTAG
- the holB gene encoding DNA polymerase III subunit delta' translates to MTEESVVAAAQRLQPQLVSHFMRLIQQQHLSHAYLFNGADGTGRQVVARTIAMRLFCQNVTAEGLPCGQCSECRRILAGDHPDVVTVIPDGQRIKVDQVRYLKAEFTKSAVEGNQKIFIVDQVDRMTTSAANSLLKFIEEPVGNTVALLLTANKNLILPTILSRTQVVDFLRVAPQALASALADAGIAPSQRYLLATLTESVQAAQELTTDDWLKDAQTKVGQWFTACCQGDERAFVRVQSELLPLALNRDRQGVLLDMLVQVWHDALRQQAGEAGDQLAFPQVAQVSQQVARQLTIDQLVTIVTLTLATRSQLAGNMNFQTILEALTLQILAQVTR, encoded by the coding sequence ATGACTGAAGAATCCGTAGTGGCTGCGGCCCAACGGCTTCAACCACAATTGGTAAGCCACTTTATGCGCCTAATTCAGCAACAACACCTATCCCACGCTTATCTTTTCAACGGGGCTGACGGAACGGGTCGGCAGGTGGTGGCGCGAACAATTGCCATGCGTTTGTTTTGTCAAAATGTTACGGCTGAAGGGCTGCCTTGTGGGCAATGTTCCGAGTGTCGGCGGATTTTAGCTGGTGACCATCCCGACGTGGTTACGGTGATTCCTGATGGTCAACGGATCAAAGTGGACCAGGTTCGGTACCTCAAGGCCGAGTTCACCAAGAGTGCGGTTGAGGGTAATCAGAAGATTTTTATTGTGGATCAGGTCGACCGGATGACCACGAGTGCAGCCAATAGTTTGCTGAAGTTTATTGAGGAACCCGTGGGCAACACGGTGGCCTTGTTGCTGACAGCTAACAAAAATTTGATTTTACCTACGATTCTATCGCGAACGCAGGTGGTTGATTTCTTGCGGGTGGCACCACAGGCACTGGCCAGTGCCTTAGCCGATGCTGGAATTGCGCCCAGCCAGCGCTACCTATTAGCCACGTTGACGGAAAGTGTGCAGGCAGCGCAGGAGCTAACGACCGACGATTGGCTGAAGGACGCCCAGACCAAAGTTGGCCAGTGGTTTACAGCTTGCTGTCAGGGCGATGAGCGCGCATTTGTTCGCGTGCAATCTGAACTGTTACCCTTGGCGTTGAATCGTGATCGCCAGGGAGTTCTCCTAGATATGCTTGTGCAGGTTTGGCACGATGCATTGCGGCAACAGGCTGGTGAAGCGGGCGACCAATTAGCATTTCCACAAGTGGCCCAGGTCAGCCAACAGGTCGCACGGCAGTTGACCATTGATCAGTTAGTCACGATTGTGACACTGACTTTGGCCACCCGCAGTCAATTAGCGGGGAACATGAATTTTCAAACAATTTTAGAAGCCTTAACTTTACAAATCCTAGCGCAGGTAACGCGTTAA
- a CDS encoding cyclic-di-AMP receptor has product MKLLIAIVQDKDANRLSNEFIDHDIRATRLSTTGGFLKSGNTTFMIGLEDERVDEVLDMIKAASHTRQQFMTPPVNLDAQLDSTSAYPVEVQVGGATVFVMPVDQFHRF; this is encoded by the coding sequence ATGAAATTACTAATCGCTATCGTCCAAGATAAGGACGCTAATCGGCTGAGCAATGAGTTTATTGATCATGATATCCGGGCAACTCGGCTGTCCACCACTGGTGGCTTCTTAAAGTCTGGCAACACAACCTTTATGATTGGGCTAGAGGACGAACGGGTGGATGAAGTGCTGGACATGATCAAAGCAGCCAGTCACACGCGGCAGCAGTTCATGACGCCACCGGTTAACTTGGATGCGCAATTAGACAGTACGTCGGCGTACCCGGTTGAAGTTCAGGTTGGTGGTGCGACGGTATTTGTCATGCCAGTTGACCAATTTCACCGTTTTTAG
- the tmk gene encoding dTMP kinase has product MSGTFISFEGPDGAGKTSALKAITAQITPLLGDRLTITREPGGNPISESIRAVILDRKNTAMDYRTEALLYAAARRQHLAETILPALAANQLVLCDRYVDSSVAYQGAGRQIGEQAVEEMNRFATDGLLPELTIYFDVPAEVGLQRIQAHRQPDKVDRLDVEQAAFHDRVRAAYLRLQVAHPDRIKLIDATQSPDQVVQESLALIKQIARRYF; this is encoded by the coding sequence TTGTCAGGAACGTTTATTAGCTTTGAAGGACCAGATGGTGCGGGAAAAACGAGTGCACTGAAGGCAATAACGGCGCAGATTACACCGCTATTGGGCGACCGGTTGACGATTACCCGGGAACCAGGGGGCAATCCCATTTCCGAGAGCATTCGCGCGGTGATTTTGGATCGAAAAAATACGGCCATGGACTATCGAACCGAAGCTCTGCTCTATGCAGCGGCACGGCGACAACATTTAGCTGAAACGATTCTACCAGCTTTGGCGGCCAATCAACTGGTGCTTTGCGACCGGTACGTTGATAGTTCCGTTGCCTATCAAGGCGCGGGCCGGCAAATTGGTGAGCAAGCAGTCGAAGAGATGAACAGATTCGCGACCGATGGCTTACTGCCTGAACTGACAATTTATTTTGACGTTCCTGCTGAGGTGGGGTTACAGCGTATTCAGGCGCACCGACAACCTGACAAAGTTGATCGACTCGACGTTGAACAAGCGGCCTTTCATGACCGGGTGCGGGCGGCCTACCTGCGTTTGCAAGTAGCCCATCCAGACCGAATCAAGCTGATTGATGCGACGCAATCCCCGGACCAAGTGGTTCAGGAATCGTTAGCACTGATTAAGCAAATAGCCCGCAGGTATTTTTAA
- a CDS encoding YaaL family protein has translation MFGRKKRQLPRLKAAYDDQLLATIDAAKDRWDHAKQTEEAIADADNQMTANTALARQTYLFLYREARRRKVRGKHISAAIFRD, from the coding sequence ATGTTCGGTAGAAAGAAACGCCAACTTCCCCGGCTCAAGGCGGCTTACGATGATCAGCTTTTGGCAACCATCGATGCCGCGAAGGACCGCTGGGATCATGCAAAGCAAACAGAAGAAGCCATCGCCGATGCGGACAATCAAATGACTGCCAACACGGCGTTAGCTCGGCAAACGTACCTGTTCTTGTACCGGGAAGCCCGGCGGCGTAAAGTCCGTGGGAAGCACATTTCAGCTGCTATTTTCCGCGATTAA
- the recR gene encoding recombination mediator RecR: MQYPEPIAQLIDSYMKLPGIGQKSATRLAFFTIDMQEDDVTAFSKALVAAKKDLHFCSICGNITESDPCVICADKTRDQSHVLVVEQAKDIMVMEKMKEYHGLYHVLHGVMSPIEGKGPEDLNISSLINRLQQNPTIKEVIIATNATPEGEATAMYLSRLIKPAGIKVTRLAHGLSVGSDIEYADEMTLFKAVEGRTEM, translated from the coding sequence ATGCAGTACCCAGAACCAATTGCACAACTGATCGACAGTTACATGAAGTTGCCGGGAATTGGCCAAAAGTCCGCCACACGACTTGCCTTTTTCACGATTGATATGCAGGAAGACGACGTGACTGCCTTTTCAAAGGCACTGGTTGCAGCCAAAAAGGATCTCCATTTTTGTTCGATCTGTGGCAATATTACTGAGAGTGATCCGTGTGTAATTTGTGCTGACAAGACGCGAGATCAGTCCCACGTCTTGGTGGTTGAACAAGCAAAGGATATCATGGTCATGGAAAAGATGAAGGAATATCACGGCTTGTATCACGTCCTTCATGGTGTAATGTCGCCAATTGAGGGCAAAGGACCTGAGGACTTGAACATTTCTAGTCTGATCAACCGATTACAACAGAATCCGACGATTAAAGAAGTGATTATTGCCACCAACGCAACACCTGAGGGTGAAGCAACGGCGATGTACCTGTCACGTTTGATTAAACCAGCCGGGATTAAAGTTACACGGTTGGCTCACGGATTATCCGTGGGGAGTGACATCGAGTATGCTGATGAAATGACGTTGTTCAAGGCCGTAGAAGGCCGAACGGAAATGTAG
- a CDS encoding YbaB/EbfC family nucleoid-associated protein: protein MRNMGNMGSMMKQMRQMQKKMEEDQANLNAQSFTGTSPDDLVQATFTGERKMTDLTIKPEAIDPDDPDMLADLVLAAVNDALGKVDETTKQTMGKYTQGMNIPGM, encoded by the coding sequence ATGCGGAACATGGGAAATATGGGTAGCATGATGAAACAAATGCGCCAAATGCAAAAGAAAATGGAAGAGGACCAGGCTAATTTGAACGCCCAAAGTTTTACTGGGACATCACCAGATGACCTGGTTCAAGCAACTTTTACTGGCGAACGGAAGATGACAGATTTGACAATCAAGCCAGAAGCCATTGATCCGGATGACCCTGACATGTTGGCTGATTTAGTGTTAGCAGCTGTTAATGATGCATTAGGCAAGGTTGACGAGACGACAAAGCAAACTATGGGGAAGTACACACAAGGTATGAACATCCCTGGTATGTAA
- the dnaX gene encoding DNA polymerase III subunit gamma/tau, which produces MAYQALYRVWRPQRFDDMIGQEVITRTLKNAITTNQISHAYLFAGPRGTGKTSAAKIFAKAINCHHQTDGEPCNECETCRAITEGTLNDVIEIDAASNNGVEEIRDIRDKVKYAPTVADYKVYIIDEVHMLSTGAFNALLKTLEEPPANVIFILATTEPHKIPATIISRTQRFDFKRIAASDSYDRMIYILKQKDVTYDDQAVKVIAKAAEGGMRDALSILDQALSFGDNEITLDNALLVTGSVTHELLATYVQQVLAGDTKAGLATLQSVLEAGKDAERFTEDVIGYARDLLLYQQAPQLVEEAEMGSVSDDFKALAEKTPAQTMYAMINELNAIQQQMRFTTHPDVYLEILTIKLAEIGRQPGTPVATSTVVMPNAAAPDTPTPATTEARETPAVAELQHEIDQLRSAVKHLEQAPVPTKVAAPANPRVNKSAPAKEVNLAKIYPVLGSATREKLNQLQEAWPDLLNSLSVTQRAVMKVSQPVAAADSGVIVAFDYSFLYQRATTDNELTDALENGLDRMIGAALPVVFVPKDEWPVIRKNYLTAHKAELQNNAEGEPEEPATPAANPVVTKAEELFGKEIVDVKKD; this is translated from the coding sequence ATGGCTTATCAAGCACTTTATCGGGTCTGGCGGCCCCAAAGATTTGACGACATGATTGGGCAAGAAGTGATTACCCGAACGCTTAAGAACGCGATTACCACAAATCAGATCAGTCACGCCTACCTCTTTGCCGGTCCTCGTGGGACTGGGAAGACTTCAGCGGCTAAAATTTTTGCCAAAGCCATCAACTGTCACCACCAAACTGATGGTGAACCTTGTAACGAATGTGAGACGTGTCGGGCAATTACCGAAGGGACTCTAAACGACGTCATTGAGATCGATGCGGCGTCTAACAATGGGGTTGAAGAAATTCGTGACATTCGGGATAAAGTGAAATATGCGCCAACGGTGGCGGACTACAAGGTATACATTATCGATGAAGTCCACATGTTGTCGACTGGTGCGTTCAATGCCTTACTGAAGACTTTGGAAGAGCCACCGGCTAACGTCATCTTTATTTTGGCGACGACGGAGCCACACAAGATTCCGGCGACGATTATTTCTCGAACACAACGGTTTGATTTCAAGCGAATTGCGGCGAGCGATAGTTACGACCGAATGATCTACATCCTGAAACAAAAGGATGTGACTTACGACGACCAGGCAGTTAAGGTTATTGCAAAAGCGGCTGAAGGTGGTATGCGGGATGCCTTGAGTATCCTGGATCAAGCTTTGTCCTTTGGTGACAACGAGATCACACTGGATAATGCCCTCCTCGTCACGGGAAGTGTCACCCATGAGCTCTTGGCTACCTACGTCCAACAGGTGCTTGCCGGGGATACAAAAGCAGGGTTAGCAACCTTACAGTCTGTGCTGGAAGCGGGCAAAGATGCTGAGCGCTTTACGGAAGACGTGATTGGCTACGCCCGTGACTTACTGCTGTACCAGCAGGCACCACAATTGGTCGAAGAAGCAGAGATGGGTAGCGTTAGCGATGACTTTAAAGCGTTAGCGGAAAAGACGCCGGCCCAGACCATGTACGCCATGATCAATGAGCTGAACGCGATTCAACAACAGATGCGGTTTACGACCCATCCAGATGTTTATTTAGAAATTTTGACGATTAAGCTGGCTGAAATTGGTCGGCAACCGGGGACGCCGGTTGCAACATCGACCGTTGTGATGCCCAATGCGGCCGCGCCTGACACACCGACGCCCGCAACCACCGAGGCGCGAGAAACGCCAGCAGTGGCAGAGCTACAACATGAAATTGATCAGTTGCGTTCTGCGGTCAAGCATCTCGAGCAAGCACCAGTACCGACTAAGGTGGCCGCTCCGGCTAACCCCCGGGTCAACAAGTCTGCACCGGCTAAGGAAGTTAACTTAGCCAAAATTTATCCCGTCTTAGGGAGTGCTACGCGAGAAAAGCTGAACCAGTTACAGGAGGCTTGGCCAGACTTATTGAATAGTTTGTCGGTCACCCAGCGGGCTGTTATGAAGGTTTCTCAGCCTGTTGCGGCTGCGGACTCAGGGGTCATTGTAGCCTTTGACTACTCGTTCTTGTACCAGCGGGCAACAACTGACAATGAGCTGACGGATGCCTTGGAAAACGGGTTGGACCGCATGATTGGTGCCGCGTTACCGGTCGTCTTTGTGCCGAAGGATGAGTGGCCAGTTATTCGAAAGAATTACTTGACGGCACATAAGGCTGAGCTGCAAAATAACGCAGAGGGTGAGCCGGAAGAACCGGCGACACCCGCAGCTAATCCAGTTGTCACCAAGGCAGAAGAATTATTTGGTAAAGAAATTGTTGATGTAAAAAAAGATTAA